The Sabethes cyaneus chromosome 3, idSabCyanKW18_F2, whole genome shotgun sequence DNA window CAAAGAACTAATTGCAACggtacttcattggataatttctaggacttgggaggagaagaaactaccggagcaTTTGATGGAAAGAGAGGTTTGTCTTATTTACTAAAGGTCGGTCTGCTTGATTGCTGTACTGTAACTGCCGCAGCCTAAGGCTAGTCAACGCTGCCTAATAAGGTGTGCTTCAAGCTCTAAGGTCGTAAGACAATAttggctttatgggggcccgtactACTACATACCAAATTTTAAGGAAAACAACGTGCTTACACATAATATTTCATTACAATATTTATGAATATATGAGATGCAAAAGCTCAAGAGAGGATAACATTCCCCTCCCACGGACAGCGACTATTGCCGAGGGTGAACTAGAACGCAAAATACAACACGTGTAGTTAAGGAGTTTCAACGACGCACTTGCAAGTTGCAAATTGAGCTTACTATTACTCAAAACTTTAATCAGACCGGTTGTAGTCCTCTACAGACTTGAGACTATAAGCATGTTTATAGGACATACGAGCATGTGCCGTATGAATGACAATGTGGTAAAATATGTTGTCTTCAAGGGCCTCGCCGTCAAGAGCAATAAAAGGGCTCAAGGGACTAGATGGTTCGACTTGGTCGTAGCTAATTTGCGAGTGTATGGTGGCTTAAggaattggcaacgagtggTCTAGCTCTAAAGCCGCTAAAGAatgaagaaaaagaaggaatCAGCGTTTATTTGTAGGCAGCGCCTGAGTTTTCTCGATTATTTGGAGATATATGATTTTTCAATTGAATTTATATGAATTTAACTAATATTCTATTATCTTTTTTTTCAGAGCTGAGCAAGAACCCCGTAGAAGGATTTTCGGCTGGTCTGATCGACGACAATGATATCTTCAGATGGGAAGTACTTATTATTGGACCTCCGGATACGCTCTAGTAAGTATTGTTTTCTAACACTTTGCAGTTGGGCGGTTTTCCCAAATATACCGAGCAAAACGATtgactttttttcatttctgttaTACGCAACCATAGACAGGCTGAAATAAAgcacaaaaaaattaatttttcttgtcaGTTGTGTTCTTGTCAGTTATAATTTTAGGCAGAACGTTATTAAGTTTAAAAAATAGTTACTCTTTCTTTAAAATCTTTTTCCGTTTCTCCTACAGTGAGGGTGGTTTCTTCAAGGCACACCTGCACTTTCCGAAGGAGTACCCGCTGCGGCCTCCTCGCATGAAATTTGTCACAGAAATCTGGCATCCGAATATCGACCGCAACGGAGATGTATGCATCAGCATTCTGCATGAACCGGGCGATGACAAATGGGGCTACGAGAAGGCATCTGAGCGTTGGCTGCCGGTGCATACCGTGGAAACTATCCTGATATCGGTGATCTCTATGCTGGCCGATCCAAACGACGAATCACCGGCGAACGTGGATGCCGCCAAGGAATGGCGGGAAGCGTATCCAGAGTTCAAACGAAAAGTGGCACGATGTGTACGGAAGAGTCAAGAGGATTGTTAGTaggattttttaataatcttatatttattaaataattaattattACTATAATAATGAAAAGGAAAAGATTATGAttgtgaagaaaattttgatgtgGAAAATGGATGATAATAACGAAGCTGATAATTGGTTTTCCCTCTTTCCCGAACAATGAAAGTAGTATGGTTGTATGCAAAAGCCAGGCAAATAGACAAGGCTGCGAAAATTGTTCGTGTTGCAAATCaaagtttcattttttaaattgtgtATTCAAATTGACAATTTTGAGCATAcattgtgttttcatattttatacCGAACTTACGAGGATCATGCGAATCAATTGTATACAACCTTATTAgcgaaaatttttatttgtaattctgaACGATAGCCTCAGTTCAATTTGTGTCACCTGCAAATAAATGTAAATGAGAAAACCTTCTGTTTCTTTCTTAGAGGCAGCTACATCCATACCGCATAACGAGTTTTGCAAATCAATTAATGAACAACTTGAATTATGCAAACTAACTGCTTCTCGAAATGTTCGTATTTCTGATATCGAAGGAATGTACCCAGCAGGTGATGTGAGCATTGCAATGGATTATAGCATGGATACTATCAATGGGAAGGAAAGATGACAGTCGAATTAATACAGAACAGAAAGGTTCAAGTGATCGTCGAAAAGCTTCACTCAGGAAATAAACAACTCTCGATTCTCCTGCTAAAAACTAAATTATGTGCTTTTAAGTTGTATAATGCAGGTCTTTTGATGAAGACGCACAGGCAAACTAGGAAAAGAATAACTCAGCCAAATTAATGCGGAACCATAATGCGACTGCTCCCTTGTATTCACAGCTTTCCATATCGCAGAGACAGTATACAGTTGAGATTGAAACTAACCATAAGTTAAATAATTTGCtctaaataaaatttgaatttccttACTTTGTGTTCTTCGAGTACAAGTACACTACAATTCGCTTTTAAATTACAGTAAAATTTGCAACTTTTGTGTGATAGTTCTGTTTCCTATCGTGATGAAAATCTTTGTTCAGATTACGAATAACCACTGAACATTTGAGCTTGTAAATAATGAAGTTTCCGCTAACTAAAACGCAAGTAAAGTGTAACCAAACCAAACTGATTTAGTAAAAACTTCCGTCGCAAATATTATTTTGTGTCTATGATTTAAAATAATTCTGCTGAAATTTCAAAATAGCTTTTTTGTACAATCCACCAACCGCTTAAGTATGTCATTTTTAAAGGCATGGCACTTATTTTCCTCGTTTAACAAAATACAAGCAAATACCGTTAAGTTCAACtgtataaataaaatatgacgATTCAAACACTTATATTTTACTCTATATAATAAGGAATTTCCATATGTCTCCTAGTTTGGCCTGGTTCAATGCATTCAACGGAGTTTTCAAACGTTGTatgttttcaattttcactCGCTAAAACGCCGCAGAGCCATGTAATCCTATTACAAGATAAATAAATCACTATATTGGCAGGTGAGGACTTACTTTAAGTAATGCAAACAACGCTGCTGAATATCTAAAGACTTGACGGACCGGATGATTGAGATGAACAATCAAGGTGTAATAATAGAAACAGTTTATTGCGATAGAAGcgtaaagtaaagcaaaaacacatacacacatagcATACGTATGAACAGTAAGGAATAAACAAAAGCCTAAGCAAATTTCAACTAGATTCTTGTTTTATTGACCTCCGAACTcatttctgtttgttttttacCTCAGGTtgtaattaaaataataaaatcagtTGTCATCTGCTCTAgggttaaccctttataaggcagtggcaactatattgccactaTATTGTCTTAAGGGTTAATAGACATGATAAGTTTAGCTAGTACCCTGGtgagtatagtatagtatagtgtTAGTAAAGTGGCTAGTACCTCTATAAATATAGTTAGCAGTTCCTGCTGTATTGCAGGGAATACGAATACACAGCATACGGAAATTGATCCTGGCAGGCCAAACTTCTAATCGGTTTGAGTCTACTctattaaggcccagacacaatgcatacggattttactacgttgcggaaatttgacagaaaatccatggaaaaactgtcaaattgccgcaacatagtaaaatccgtatgcattgtgtttgggcctttagtTTTCTTGAAAATAGTGAAATGCGCCTAAATGTATGCAATGTATATTAGTTCAATATCAAGACTAAAAGATGAAAAGCGCTGTGTGACTAGAAAAAAATCACTTAACTaagggtaccagcgagccacatgccttgGCGgaggttgtgggttcgaatccggttataatttcagattatagcttggttcgacccatgcaccttccagcattggacaaaacgtaggagtcacaacaacaacttgttaagcgtaactacctattacccccttcctttccactctttcccctcgattcccaaaaaaaatccttcattactttcccttaccgtccctttatcaattgtagaaccatcgttacaaaaaaaaatccaacagcTCTATCAGTtgaactctaaccgtgatggcaaaaacagtgaagctactccgttcaAAAGTGTGCGCGTTCAAGAAACCCCGCCGCTtcgaaaacggacatcgtgcgACTGGACACCGGACCCTGAGACCCTGACCCTGAacgacaagaagctccaaaggatgctgaagaggaagactgAGAGAAAACtggctacatcgctgcgtgcgcttggccgggaggtcggtgcaaccggCTAAACAATAAAACAGTACAtggcgaacatggacatacatgtcaggaaTCGGCAATCCCATCCACTGGGCTCGGAGCTGTaggcaatgacgcagcggcagcgACTGCCcaggtaacatttttgttgtttaatagcttatcaagcacttgttccaggGGAAttttagctgtacaatagtttaataagctattacgcaacaaaaatgttacttgggtgaaTAAGATGGTTCAGACGATTCTCCGGGCGAATCGTGACGTGGCGGttgtgatggacgacgagacctatctaGCCCTTTTtcacgagtagggaaatctgctgagcaccttaggaGATACGTTACTATTGTACTattagacacctgagaagacagctcagggtgTAGGGTTAGGTATCCTGACCCCGCTAATGGGgtgtgaggatccagacccactaaaaccctattcaagtctccagcctcaatcccccctggttccgccttatcggtattacttcagggaggggctattgtgcttaaggCACtttcttagataactactggattaTGGTAGTTTGGCTGTTTATTctccgttgatcggctctccagcggttttgtagctcaagtacaatctgggcaGCAGTCACATTGACCGCTACTCAGACGCCAGAGCTgtaacacatcctttggactaagttaccCTGAGCAGTGTCCTgttcgctcactgccatcatgttgcttctagcgcccgcgaaacgagggcatatgaagaaagcatgttgtgcaatttcctcaacatccacgcattcgggacacgcgggggactccgcatgcccagaCTTGTGCAGATATTGTTTAAAGCATcaatgccctgacagaatctgtgtcaggtgcaagttgacttcgccgtggcgcctgttggcccacccggatagttccggaataagtcgatgtgtccaccggccctttgtggaatcagaccatgcccgctgccttgtggtcatcgaggccgatcttgtggtactccgtatgcctctagttccacgttggttgaagcactctacgccCTCgctgatgatgccaataggcatcatacccgctaagacgcagattgcgtcatgtgaaactgtgcgatacgccctcgccactctcaagtacatgagacgataggtactttccagcttacctaggtacctttggttcctaacgccgatgaccacaccaaCCCACCATatctaagtatggactggaccacattggctaatagccttcgcttgctgccatataccacaGAGCTATttgacatcatacgagacaacgccgaaatagctgtgaaagccctcttgcaggcatagtcgacgtggctcccgaacttatCGTCGCTTATCGTCGAttatgactcccagaagttttaaggaccgcattgacgaaatagtgcagtccccgacgctgatctttgcttgctgtaccaaCTTACGgctgttcaccacgataacctcggTTTTTTGATGTGCTAGCTCCAGTTCCCTGGAGCgcaccaatcttcaacaatgcttatagagtgggcagccgtcaacctCTTTggtagattcaccgtagacttctaaGGTGATAACgtcgcaaagccgacaatcaccatccctaccgggaactttagcttcaacacctcgtcatacatgacgttccacaacaccggacccagtatggaaccttgcggaacccctgtcCTCCGTGttatagcatagcacacgattctggaaataattttacagaatcctgtacagcgacaccggcaccggcacttggacgttccgaagcgagttggctatggagtcctaaCTAGCGTTTTTAAAAGCATTTCTCCCGTCGagtgtgacaactgcgcaactgcgcaatagcggatacccatcctcttgcgctggattgccatctcggctgtcttagtgacagacaagatggcatccaccgtagatttgcctttacggaagccgaattagttccttgacagaccgtttgtatccTCCGTGTAccgtacgagtctgttaaggatagcCCTCttcagcaccttgccggcagtaacgagtagacagatcggcctatatgacgtgtggacacccggaggttttcccagcttcggcaataggactaGGTTCtatcgcttccatctgtccgggaagtggccatcttccaggcatctactcattactgccccgaataattcgggagcctccaaaatagccgctttaatggccaaattcgggattccgtctggggTCGGTGCCTTGCTTagctttagggatttagcgatctcaatgagttcctcgttcgtaaccgtcgcttcctccccaacctctaaaccgccgtcgcccacgttactttggatgttcggccaaacatcttacgctatggtctgagatactggaacgtcgaccGTGGGACGACTCGGCGGCCAGGGTCTTGGCTCGTGGCGAgaaaagaggccctcgatgattcgctccagtATCTCTggtgatcgctctgcgggcgccatcatgcccttggtctttgccattacgaccctgtaggcatcaccccacgggttcgtattagcactagcacataacctatcaaagcagactcgtttactagcttttatcccactcttaagcgctgcgcgtgcagcaactagtgctactcgacattgcCCTGCCTTCGCCCA harbors:
- the LOC128742283 gene encoding ubiquitin-conjugating enzyme E2 G1 codes for the protein MSEPQSSLLLKKQLAELSKNPVEGFSAGLIDDNDIFRWEVLIIGPPDTLYEGGFFKAHLHFPKEYPLRPPRMKFVTEIWHPNIDRNGDVCISILHEPGDDKWGYEKASERWLPVHTVETILISVISMLADPNDESPANVDAAKEWREAYPEFKRKVARCVRKSQEDC